Part of the Candidatus Paceibacterota bacterium genome is shown below.
TCGTGCTTAAAGCGCTCGAAGCTCCACTTAGACAAATTGCAATTAATGCAGGAAAGGATGATGGATCAGTAATTGTTGAAGAAGTGAAGAGGGGAAAGGGTAACTCAGGATACGATGCACTACTTGATATTATGATTCCAGACATGCTAGCGGCAGGAATCATTGACCCTGTAAAGGTGACACGTAGTGGTATACAGAATGCAGCGTCAGCTGCTGCAATTCTTCTAACCACAGAAGTTGCTGTTGCAGAAGAACCAAAGGAAGAAAAGCCAGCTGGAAACCCTGGAATGGGAGGAATGGAGTATTAATATTCGATATTCACAAAAAAGACCCCAATTTGGGGTTTTTTTGTTTTGGTGCGATATACTTACACTATGTCAGACGTACAGTTCGATGAAGTAGATTTTTCGGCACAAAGTCCCTTATTTACAGTTAATCAAAAAAAGGGTTCAGGAATGGGGAGAATGTTAGCTGCGATTGGTATAGGTGTGAATGAGTACCAGGCAGACAGGATACTTGTTGTGTTTATTGTGATTGCAATTATTTCAGCGGTTGCGATACCGGTTGTTTCTATGTACTCAAATAAATTACAAGCAAATGCTCCAGTAAAATCTACCGCAGAGACATTAATGGAAATACATGCTGCACGCATCAAAACACAGTAATATATTAATATGTTTAAACAATTTCAAAAAGGTTTTACGCTCATAGAATTAATGGTGGTAATCGCAATAGTTGGATTACTGTCAAGTATTGTTCTTACATCTTTAAATCGAGCGAGAACACGAGCGTTGTATTCAAGAGATACTACATCGCTACTGGCAATTAGAAACGCAATGGCTTTATATGAAGAAAAGAATGGTTCGTATTTGTGTGAAACCACACTCGATGATCCACCACCTCCATGTTCGTTATCCATGATAACTTCGATTACCGGGACAGGAGCATCTTTTGTAACAGCTCTTACACCCTTAGTTACTGCAGGCTATATTAGTTCCATACCAATACCAACAAAAGGTGGTACTACATATAGATATGAATTTATTTCTCCTGTGTGGTGGAATCGAGATTCTCCGGAAATTGAATATAAATTCTATTGTGGTGGTCAAGAGATTAAAAAATACATGATTAAAGTTTTATCTTCAGCACAGAAAATAGATTTACCTTTATATAATATAGAGGTTTATTATGATGGGGTGCAAGATACTTCATTTAACCCTCCTACTAACCAATATTGTTTTGGTGTCTAGGGTAGAAGTAAAAAAGCTCTAGTTTTTCCATGTAAAAATGGTATAATTTACTTATGGTTTTATTCTTAATTATCGTAGGTGTACTCTTACTCGTAACGATTGGTTGGCTTGTTGCGGTTTATAACCGGTTTGTGACACTTATTGTCCGAATCAAAGAAGCATGGGCGGATATTGATGTGCAGCTTAAGCGCCGGTACGACCTTATCCCTAACTTGGTAAATGTGGTTAAGGGCTACGCTACACATGAGCGCGAAGCATTTGAACATGTAACAGAAGCACGTGCAAAGGCAATTGGTGCTGGAAATGTTGAAGAAAAGTCAGCTGCTGAAGCTGAACTCGGTGGAACATTGAAGTCGTTGTTTGCGGTCGCTGAAGCATACCCAGACTTGAAAGCAAACCAGAATTTCTTAGAATTACAAAGGGAGTTGTCTGATACAGAAAACAAGATTCAAGCAGCACGACGCTTTTATAACAGCAATGTTCGAGATCTAAACATCACTGTTGATTCATTCCCATCAAACTTGGTTGCAAATTGGTTTACGTTTGAAAAGGTTGGGTTTTTTGAACTTGTTGACGGCTCACCCGAGAAGGAACTTCCAAAGGTGTCTTTTTAATTAATCTATATATGGCTACGATATATACACATCGGTCTTCAAATATTGCTAAGACCTGGCTTCTCATGGCCATATTTTTTGCTGGCATTATTGCTATTGGATTTGTCGTCTCTCAAATATATAACTCTCCAGGAATCTTATATGGTGCAGTGGCGTTAAGTTTCTTCATGAACTTTTTCAGCTATTGGTTTTCAGACAAGGTTGCACTAAGTCTTTCGGGAGCAAAGCCGGCTTCAAAGGATGAGTTTGCTGAGTTCCATAACATAGCTGAAAACCTTGCTATTACTGCAGGTTTACCAAAGCCAAACCTGTATATAATTCCCGATGCGGCCCCAAATGCCTTTGCTACAGGTAGAAATAAGGAGCATGCATCAGTTGCGGTAACCGCAGGGCTTCTCTCAATGTTGGATCGTAAGGAGCTCGAAGGGGTCATTGCACACGAGCTGGCACATATTGGTAACAGAGATATCCTACTCCAGACAATTGTCGTGACACTTGTTGGAATGGTGTCTATTTTAGCGGACCTATTTACACGCTCATTGTTTTTTGGAGGAAGGAGTGACAACCAACAACATAATCCAATCATGTATATTATTGGAATTGTATTTCTCATACTTTCACCGTTTGCGGCAATAATTATCCAACTCGCAATATCACGTCGTCGCGAATATCTTGCGGACGCAACAGGTGCACTCTTAACGCGCTATCCAGAAGGACTAGCATCGGCACTTGGAAAGATTTCATCATATGCATTGCCACTTAAGTCGGTTCATAACTCAACTGCACACTTGTTTATTTCAGACCCTTACGGAAAAAAACGTGGAGCAGGGCAGTTTATCGCAGGGTTATTCGCAACACACCCGCCAGCAGAGGAGCGTATAAAGCGTTTGAGAGAAATGGCATTATAGACTTGCATCTCTTTGACGAAGGAGTACGATATAGAAGTACGATCCTTTTTGGAAACGATCCTCCCCTCCTGAGGCAGTGGTTTTTGGTAGAGAATTGCCCAAGATTCTCTCTACCGAGGCCACTGCCTTTTTTATTTGTATTAGTTTTTTATGCTATTGTGTTCGCAATTGGAGAGGTCGCATAGCGGTCTAGTGCGCACGCTTGGAAAGCGTGTGTCCGGGCAACCGGACCGAGGGTTCAAATCCCTCTCTCTCCGCAAAAATTGGAAAAATAAAAACCACTGACGTTTGCCAGTGGTTTTTATATGTAAGAAATTGTTATTTCTCTGCTAATTCTTTCAGTGCTTTAAGTGCTTTTGGCCACATGCCGTTGAACTGGTCTTCATTTTCGCTATCAATATCCAAATCAATTGTAAGCTCAGTGCCACCGTCCTTTTCTGTGAACGTGTAGTTTTCAAATGCTGGTGCCCATTTCATTGCTGCCTCACTAGTTGTATCTTCAACCCCGTTTGATACGATTCCCAGGTGTTTGATTGAGATGAACTCATACGGTCTGTTTTCTTCAATCATGCTCACCATTCCTCCTTCAGTTCCATCGCCATTTGGGCCCAAGAACAAAATTTTTGAGCCTTGTTCCCATGTACCTTTGTAATACGAACCTTCATGAAAGGCTTTCGTCCACTCACGATACGTACCGTCTTCAAGCATGGCACCCCATACTTTTTCTTTGGGTGCGTTAATAAAAACTGAGTAATGTACTTTGTGCATAAAATTATTGCTTACTTGAACAATTAATCATCCACTTAACACCGAACTTGTCAGTGAATGATCCGTAATAATCTCCCCAAAACATTTCTTGCATTGGCATTTCAATCTTTCCGCCATCGGTAAGTGCTGTAAATAATCTGTCTGCTTCAGCACGGGAATCTGGTTCAAGTGTAAGATACATGCTGTTTCCCTCTTTTAATGGAAAGCCCATTGATTCAGGCATATCAGTTCCCATAATGATGTGTCCACCCAAAATAGGGAGGGCAACGTGCATCACAAGATTTTTTTCTTCCTCGCTAATCTCAGACATGCTGTTTGTTTTTGGAACTTCTCCAAAACGATTAATTTCTCCTATAAATTCAGTTCCAAACACTGTCTTGTAGTAATTAAACGCTTCTTCAGTTTGGTTTTTAAAGTTCAAATATGTACTTACTCTGGCCATAGGTGAAAATGGTTACTGGTAATATTTCAGTATACCAACATGGAATATAATGACTATATGAAAATCACTAAATTGGGCCATTGCTGTCTCGTCATTGAAATTCGTGGAAAGCGATTTTTAACTGACCCAGGCAACTACACGACTGAACAGGATTCAGTAACAAATATTGATGCGGTGATTATTAGTCACGAACACACTGATCATTTACATGTTCAATCGCTAAAGACTATACTTGTAAATAATCCTAGCGCACAGGTTATTTCAAATGAATCAGTGGGGAAGATACTTGATAGAGAATCTATCCCTTATACAAAAGTAGCGCATGGTGAATCGATAACAATCGGAGACGTTACAATTACAGGACACGGTCTGAAACATGCTCCCATTTATGTTGAATATGAACAAGTTGAAAATACTGGATACATGTTTGATGACAAACTATTTTATCCAGGAGATGCGTTTTATAACCCAGAGGTGCCAGTTGATATTTTAGCGTTCCCTGTGACAGCACCGTGGTGCAAAATTTCTGAAGCAATGGAGTATGTGCTTTCTGTAAAGCCACGAGTAGCATTTCCGGTCCACGATGGAAATTTGGTAAGAAAAACAGGTATTACCGTCAGATTACCTGATCTATTTTTACCAAAAGCAGGTATCCAATTTGTTGCCCTTGAACTCGGGAAGGAAACAGAGTTATAGGTAAATACTTTGTATAATGGCTCTGTGTGGCCATGCTGCGGTATTTGACTTATACCGTATACTATGATATAATGGTAAATAGAGGTGAGAAATGCTGGCATGTGCTAGCTACACGTTCCTTCAACTGGAGATGTAATGAATTCTAACTTTGGAACCATCGGTTTTGCCGGCATGACTGCTTCAATGATTACTGTAGCAAAATTGCAGGACTTGGCAGCACGTCGTGTCGATGAAGAGCCCGTAAGGCCTCAGTCAAAGAAAAAGGAATCTCGGCAAATGCCGACAGCGCCTGTCTATAAGGAGGTTACCAGGCAGTCTTTCCCGGCACCGAAACAAGATCGTCCTGTTAAGAGTGATGAACCGTTCTTCGGCAGTATCGGTACTGACAACCGACTCGCTGAGTACATGTCAGAACGCAACAACTCCAGTAAGCCCAACTAGAGTTTCACGATTTGAAACATTAGGCCTTGATGAAAGTTATACTTTCCTCGAGGCCTTTTTCTTTGCATTAAAATTTTCGATATGATTGCGCTCTGGTTTTTGGCGCATATAATAGATATATATGAAAAAAACAACAATAGTCGTTATCATCATCGCCCTGGTGGTAATTGTAGGAGGGATACTTATTGGCGGGTATAACAAGATTGTAAAATTGGACCAGAACGTCGAAGGTGCATGGGCACAAGTAGAAACAAACTATCAGAGACGTGCTGATTTGATTCCAAACTTAGTTAATACAGTAAAGGGAGCAGCTGGCTTTGAGCAGAAGACACTTACAGATGTCATTGAAGCTCGCTCACGTGCTACAGCAGTTACAATTGACGCTGACAACCTAACACCAGAATCTATCGCAGCGTATGAAGCAGCTCAGTCACAAGTTAGTTCAACACTCGGACGATTGCTCGCTGTTGCAGAAAATTACCCACAACTAACCGCAACACAAGGCTTTAGAGATCTTCAGATTCAGATTGAAGGAGCAGAAAACCGTATTGCAACCTCACGACGTGATTTCAACCAATCAGTTCAGGAGTACAACACTGTTACAAAATCATTCCCAACAGTAGTGTATGCAAAACTATTCGGATTTAGTGAGAAGGGATATTTCCAATCAGCACAAGGTACAGAGTTGGCACCAACAGTTGATTTCTCTTCATAATTTCTAGGTAGTACATGACTCGTACCGCATACATTTTTTGTCTCACCATTGCTATAAGTGCGTATGGGTATGTAGTGTACGCAGCTGATGTTCCAGCGCGACCAATTGATATTGTCTCGGACTTTGCAGAGATTATTCCTGCAGATATTGAGACTCGCCTCAATGAACGATTGGATGCTGAGCGTTCAGCAATTAACGCAGAGATTGCAGTTGTAACGGTTCCTAATCTCGGCGACTCTGATGTTGAGACATATGCAACAGATTTGTATCGTGAATGGGGTATTGGAAGCAGACAGACTGATCGAGGTGCGTTACTCCTTGTGAGCGTTGAAGATAGGGAATTACGAATTGAGGTTGGGTATGGACTTGAAGGAGACTTAACTGACGCAGAAAGCGGCAGGATTATTCAGAATGTAATTGTCCCTGAATTTTCAGCAGGAAATTATGGGCTTGGTATTGAAAAAGGAGCACTTGCAATTATCGACGCAGTTAAAGTTGATACCGGAACTGAAGAAACTCCAACCGGTACAACCAAGGAACCAGTAACCGAGACAGGTGAAATTCCAGAAGTGCCATCGGGAGTTATGGATGTAGTCTTCAACGTACTCTTGCCACTCTTGGTTTTTGCAGTACCTGTGCTTGGTGGAATTATGGCGGGGACAAAGTCGTGGTGGTTTGGAGGATTAGTTGGAACACTCTTGGGAATTGGAATCGGTACATTTTTGCTCGGCTCCCTTGTTGGTGGCGCAATTATTACGTTCATACTTGCAATAATCGGATTTGTAATTGACTTCATACTTTCGAAACTTGGCGGAGGAAAAGGAAAGGGGGGTTTTGGTGGATGGGTGCCACCTGGAGGGTTTGGTGGGGGGAGCACCTTTGGAGGTGGCGGAGGAGGATTCGGTGGTTTTGGAGGTGGATCATCAGGTGGAGGTGGCGCAAGTGGTAGGTGGTAGCGTGTGCGTATACATAACTGGTACTATATCTATATGAAATTATTATTTTGGATTTTAGTAATCCTTGCTGCTGGAACGGCATTTACAATGGTTGCTTCACACGAAGGATGGATTGATCTTTCGGGTGATCATGGACAGGCCACAACAACTGTGGATCACACTGATGACAAATATGTTGATGAGCCAGTTGCTACAAGTACTCCAACAATCACGTCTCCACGACAAGGTCAGGAAATCATGGCTGGTTTTGTGGTCCGAGGAATGTCTCCTGGATATTGGTTTTTTGAAAACACTGCAGGACTTGAACTTGTCAGTGCTTCTGGAACCGTTTTGTATCAAACATATGCAAGTGTTGATGAAGGATATTCATGGATGACCGAGGATGTTGTTCCATGGACTGGAAAGTTGTCATTTGATCTAAGTGAAATTAAAACAAAACTTGGACTCCCCGCGTCACTTGAGACTATCGATGCATTTCTTGTATTTAAAAATGATAATCCATCAGGACTTCCTGAGAATGATAAAAGTATCCGCATTCCTGTAGAGATTATGCTTGAAGTAGCAAGTCCTGCCGCTCAATAATCTATGCGTCTCAGCCGACTACAAATCCTTGTCCTCAGTATCCTGATTCTTCTTGTGGTCGCCGCTGCAATAGTTTTTGCACTCTATCCAACAAAAAGTATTTCCTATAAAAATACTGTTGATGAATCATTAGTACGAAATGATTCATCAATTCAGTTTGGCTCACAAATTATTTCTGTTCGATATGCAGAAACATTTGAAGACAGAGCACTGGGTTATTCAGGTACGCAACATATTCCAATGAACGAAGGATTGGTGTTTGTTTTCGAAGCTCCTGGACGCTGGAGTATGTGGATGAAAGATATGCTTGTGCCGCTTGATATTGTTTGGCTCGATGAGACTGGGAAAGTGGTTCATGTTGAAACTGGAGTTGCACCAGAGACATATCCAGAACAAGCATTTACACCTAACGCTGACGCTCGCTATGTAATCGAAGTCGCGTCAGGTACGGTTGCTTCAAGTGGGCTTATGGTAGGTGACATAGTCAAAGTGCGGGGTACACAGCAGCAATAGGTACGATATACTGTTCTCTATGAATGCACACACACACGGAAAAAAGATTCGCGTAGCTATTAACGGCGCTGGAAGAATTGGAAGGGCTTTTTATAAAGTAGCTCGCTCACGCCCTGAGCTTGAAGTGGTCGCATTAAACGATCTAGGTTCTATTGATAATATTGCGTATCTA
Proteins encoded:
- a CDS encoding type II secretion system protein; the encoded protein is MFKQFQKGFTLIELMVVIAIVGLLSSIVLTSLNRARTRALYSRDTTSLLAIRNAMALYEEKNGSYLCETTLDDPPPPCSLSMITSITGTGASFVTALTPLVTAGYISSIPIPTKGGTTYRYEFISPVWWNRDSPEIEYKFYCGGQEIKKYMIKVLSSAQKIDLPLYNIEVYYDGVQDTSFNPPTNQYCFGV
- a CDS encoding LemA family protein, which codes for MVLFLIIVGVLLLVTIGWLVAVYNRFVTLIVRIKEAWADIDVQLKRRYDLIPNLVNVVKGYATHEREAFEHVTEARAKAIGAGNVEEKSAAEAELGGTLKSLFAVAEAYPDLKANQNFLELQRELSDTENKIQAARRFYNSNVRDLNITVDSFPSNLVANWFTFEKVGFFELVDGSPEKELPKVSF
- a CDS encoding M48 family metalloprotease, with amino-acid sequence MATIYTHRSSNIAKTWLLMAIFFAGIIAIGFVVSQIYNSPGILYGAVALSFFMNFFSYWFSDKVALSLSGAKPASKDEFAEFHNIAENLAITAGLPKPNLYIIPDAAPNAFATGRNKEHASVAVTAGLLSMLDRKELEGVIAHELAHIGNRDILLQTIVVTLVGMVSILADLFTRSLFFGGRSDNQQHNPIMYIIGIVFLILSPFAAIIIQLAISRRREYLADATGALLTRYPEGLASALGKISSYALPLKSVHNSTAHLFISDPYGKKRGAGQFIAGLFATHPPAEERIKRLREMAL
- a CDS encoding SRPBCC domain-containing protein, giving the protein MHKVHYSVFINAPKEKVWGAMLEDGTYREWTKAFHEGSYYKGTWEQGSKILFLGPNGDGTEGGMVSMIEENRPYEFISIKHLGIVSNGVEDTTSEAAMKWAPAFENYTFTEKDGGTELTIDLDIDSENEDQFNGMWPKALKALKELAEK
- a CDS encoding VOC family protein codes for the protein MARVSTYLNFKNQTEEAFNYYKTVFGTEFIGEINRFGEVPKTNSMSEISEEEKNLVMHVALPILGGHIIMGTDMPESMGFPLKEGNSMYLTLEPDSRAEADRLFTALTDGGKIEMPMQEMFWGDYYGSFTDKFGVKWMINCSSKQ
- a CDS encoding MBL fold metallo-hydrolase; its protein translation is MKITKLGHCCLVIEIRGKRFLTDPGNYTTEQDSVTNIDAVIISHEHTDHLHVQSLKTILVNNPSAQVISNESVGKILDRESIPYTKVAHGESITIGDVTITGHGLKHAPIYVEYEQVENTGYMFDDKLFYPGDAFYNPEVPVDILAFPVTAPWCKISEAMEYVLSVKPRVAFPVHDGNLVRKTGITVRLPDLFLPKAGIQFVALELGKETEL
- a CDS encoding LemA family protein; the encoded protein is MKKTTIVVIIIALVVIVGGILIGGYNKIVKLDQNVEGAWAQVETNYQRRADLIPNLVNTVKGAAGFEQKTLTDVIEARSRATAVTIDADNLTPESIAAYEAAQSQVSSTLGRLLAVAENYPQLTATQGFRDLQIQIEGAENRIATSRRDFNQSVQEYNTVTKSFPTVVYAKLFGFSEKGYFQSAQGTELAPTVDFSS
- a CDS encoding TPM domain-containing protein translates to MTRTAYIFCLTIAISAYGYVVYAADVPARPIDIVSDFAEIIPADIETRLNERLDAERSAINAEIAVVTVPNLGDSDVETYATDLYREWGIGSRQTDRGALLLVSVEDRELRIEVGYGLEGDLTDAESGRIIQNVIVPEFSAGNYGLGIEKGALAIIDAVKVDTGTEETPTGTTKEPVTETGEIPEVPSGVMDVVFNVLLPLLVFAVPVLGGIMAGTKSWWFGGLVGTLLGIGIGTFLLGSLVGGAIITFILAIIGFVIDFILSKLGGGKGKGGFGGWVPPGGFGGGSTFGGGGGGFGGFGGGSSGGGGASGRW
- a CDS encoding DUF192 domain-containing protein yields the protein MRLSRLQILVLSILILLVVAAAIVFALYPTKSISYKNTVDESLVRNDSSIQFGSQIISVRYAETFEDRALGYSGTQHIPMNEGLVFVFEAPGRWSMWMKDMLVPLDIVWLDETGKVVHVETGVAPETYPEQAFTPNADARYVIEVASGTVASSGLMVGDIVKVRGTQQQ